Proteins encoded together in one Schumannella luteola window:
- a CDS encoding maltokinase N-terminal cap-like domain-containing protein gives MTDAPFPELDPHGWAALAAWMREQRWYAAKGSTPRLRQVARIELAATPDGALPVTLLVADDADPRRPVYQLALVVRPDRDQPAPTPDAAARIVELPGGALHDGARDPAYAEAVLAELERAGAEIGEAPRSPAVPFAGEQSNTSLVIGRDGDRDLVIKLFRVVRHGENPEIELQRALTHTGSPVVPRFIGSLSAEWSVDAGAAERGDLAVVQEFVADAVDGWSLASRAAAGGIDFGAEARQLGAITAAAHRGLAAELGTVGATDDDVAALTRVWEQRLDDAVAAVPQLAERADAIRGRYAAAAASSWGELQRIHGDLHLGQALHAADGRWLLIDFEGEPLRSLAERTHPEPVLRDVAGMLRSFDYAGAGHGESGARWAEAAATAYLEGYADAAGALPGPPELLTALLLDKAVYEVSYEARNRPDWVGIPLAAVVRMSDGG, from the coding sequence GTGACCGACGCCCCCTTCCCCGAACTCGATCCCCACGGCTGGGCGGCCCTTGCGGCCTGGATGCGCGAGCAGCGCTGGTACGCGGCGAAGGGCTCGACGCCGCGACTGCGCCAGGTCGCGCGCATCGAACTGGCCGCGACTCCCGACGGAGCGCTGCCGGTGACGCTGCTCGTCGCGGACGACGCGGACCCGCGCCGGCCGGTCTACCAGCTCGCTCTCGTCGTTCGTCCCGACCGCGATCAGCCGGCCCCGACTCCGGACGCCGCGGCGCGTATCGTGGAGCTCCCCGGCGGCGCCCTGCACGACGGCGCTCGCGATCCGGCCTACGCGGAGGCCGTGCTCGCGGAACTCGAGAGGGCCGGAGCCGAGATCGGCGAGGCGCCGCGCTCCCCCGCCGTCCCCTTCGCCGGCGAGCAGTCGAACACCTCGCTCGTCATCGGGCGCGACGGCGACCGCGACCTCGTGATCAAGCTCTTCCGTGTCGTCCGCCACGGCGAGAACCCCGAGATCGAGCTGCAGCGCGCCCTGACCCACACCGGCTCGCCGGTCGTGCCGCGCTTCATCGGATCGCTCTCCGCGGAGTGGTCTGTCGATGCCGGCGCAGCCGAGCGCGGCGATCTCGCCGTCGTGCAGGAGTTCGTGGCCGACGCGGTCGACGGCTGGTCGCTCGCGAGCCGAGCCGCCGCCGGCGGAATCGACTTCGGCGCCGAAGCCCGTCAGCTCGGCGCCATCACGGCGGCGGCCCATCGCGGGCTCGCGGCCGAGCTCGGAACGGTCGGCGCGACCGACGATGACGTCGCAGCGCTCACCCGGGTCTGGGAGCAGCGGCTCGACGACGCCGTCGCCGCGGTCCCTCAGCTCGCTGAGCGCGCCGACGCGATCCGGGGTCGCTACGCGGCGGCGGCCGCCTCGTCCTGGGGTGAGCTGCAGCGCATCCACGGCGACCTCCACCTCGGGCAGGCGCTGCACGCGGCCGACGGCCGCTGGCTGCTGATCGACTTCGAGGGAGAACCGCTGCGCTCGCTCGCCGAGCGGACGCACCCCGAGCCGGTGCTGCGGGATGTCGCGGGCATGCTGCGCAGCTTCGACTACGCCGGAGCCGGGCACGGCGAGTCGGGGGCCCGCTGGGCCGAGGCGGCCGCGACCGCCTACCTCGAGGGCTACGCGGATGCGGCCGGGGCGCTTCCGGGACCGCCCGAGCTGCTCACGGCGCTGCTGCTCGACAAGGCGGTCTACGAGGTGAGCTATGAGGCGCGCAACCGCCCCGACTGGGTCGGCATCCCGCTCGCCGCCGTCGTCCGGATGAGCGACGGCGGCTGA
- a CDS encoding acylphosphatase gives MTAARRIHAVVTGRVQGVGFRWATLEHAESAGLSGWVRNRPDGSVELEAQGPVERIDDLERWLHEGPRWAEVASVELRPIDVADDEADTAFEVR, from the coding sequence ATGACCGCCGCGCGCCGCATCCACGCCGTCGTCACCGGCCGCGTGCAGGGTGTCGGATTCCGCTGGGCGACGCTCGAGCACGCCGAGAGCGCAGGACTGAGCGGATGGGTGCGCAACCGCCCCGACGGGTCGGTCGAGCTCGAGGCGCAGGGCCCGGTCGAGCGGATCGACGACCTCGAGCGGTGGCTCCACGAAGGACCGCGCTGGGCCGAGGTCGCGTCGGTCGAGCTGCGGCCGATCGACGTCGCCGACGACGAGGCCGACACGGCATTCGAGGTGCGATGA
- a CDS encoding DarT ssDNA thymidine ADP-ribosyltransferase family protein, with translation MPVEECIHGLEPGLCDICTPRVVEEPVRSTPSRTAKPSIARTSLRTPPPDRSGARVAAAPPPVRIDRGTQRLFHVTHVDNLPGIIADGLVPGAEPAVDLSSPVTRELRRETEVAGLPVSATVAFHVSPEASRWVELRSGAEGATWSDAARATASADLVVLVSTIAAVSAGVEATVLTDGDAAGTTTRFAVGEEAQTTMLRRLRFEEDGLLGAEFLVPAVVPFAAIAVIGLANEPAKERLRALLPSGRTPKVSVYPPWFQPAED, from the coding sequence TTGCCGGTTGAGGAGTGCATCCACGGACTGGAGCCGGGACTGTGCGACATCTGCACCCCGCGCGTCGTCGAGGAGCCCGTTCGGTCCACGCCGTCGCGCACAGCCAAGCCGAGCATCGCGCGCACCTCGCTGCGCACGCCTCCGCCGGACCGCAGCGGCGCTCGTGTGGCCGCCGCGCCCCCGCCCGTCCGCATCGACCGCGGCACCCAGCGACTGTTCCACGTGACCCACGTCGACAATCTGCCCGGCATCATCGCCGACGGCCTCGTGCCGGGCGCCGAGCCCGCTGTCGACCTCAGCTCTCCGGTCACGCGCGAACTGCGCCGCGAGACCGAGGTCGCCGGGCTCCCCGTCTCCGCGACGGTCGCCTTCCACGTCTCACCCGAGGCGAGCCGCTGGGTGGAGCTGCGCTCGGGCGCCGAGGGGGCGACCTGGTCGGACGCCGCGCGGGCCACCGCCTCGGCCGATCTCGTCGTGCTGGTGTCCACGATCGCCGCCGTGTCGGCCGGGGTCGAGGCGACGGTGCTGACCGACGGCGACGCCGCCGGCACGACGACGCGCTTCGCGGTCGGCGAGGAGGCGCAGACCACCATGCTGCGCCGACTGCGCTTCGAGGAGGACGGCCTGCTCGGCGCCGAGTTCCTGGTGCCCGCGGTGGTCCCGTTCGCGGCGATCGCGGTGATCGGGCTCGCCAACGAGCCGGCCAAGGAGCGGCTGCGCGCACTGCTGCCCTCGGGGCGCACCCCCAAGGTCAGCGTCTATCCGCCCTGGTTCCAGCCCGCCGAGGACTGA
- a CDS encoding maltokinase N-terminal cap-like domain-containing protein, with amino-acid sequence MQSTLDRIAQWMSQQDWYVAVPGSAPRLRELVEVFLPSADPTARVRVLVVEDEARPEGVIYQVPIVERDIAPEPGDPRWIGRGYGGAALFDGVGDTSYAAALLAAMHETGTLVDPADDRFVVRCEAVQDAGPSARLHVQVYGRPEITVTVYRQVLPGPHPDADAAARLAGLGVRPRLVGTLPVRWTDDDGWVEAAHLALAEESQAGLVDGWTFFAAAARAGRPVDDELRRIGAAIARMHDGFGATARRVSAAERTRTLDSWRTRLLAASHLVPGLAPHSLGAQRVLDLAENADWPDAQSVHGALELTALRRTPGGAWQIADHSGPAPAPADDRTDLPDRDLAAVLRSLDYAAGLTGANPVWAERARAALLEGAGVEETPLLVALQLDLAVFDAVSEHRTRPQAVGIPLATIARLTAARRDIDSALTAA; translated from the coding sequence ATGCAGAGCACCCTGGACCGGATCGCCCAGTGGATGTCTCAGCAGGACTGGTACGTCGCGGTTCCCGGATCCGCCCCGCGTCTGCGCGAGCTCGTCGAGGTCTTCCTCCCCTCCGCCGATCCGACCGCCCGTGTGCGCGTGCTCGTCGTCGAAGACGAGGCACGGCCTGAGGGCGTGATCTACCAGGTGCCGATCGTCGAGCGCGACATCGCGCCCGAGCCGGGCGACCCGCGCTGGATCGGGCGAGGCTACGGCGGTGCCGCGTTGTTCGACGGCGTGGGCGACACCTCCTACGCCGCCGCGCTCCTCGCGGCGATGCACGAGACCGGCACCCTGGTCGACCCCGCCGACGATCGCTTCGTCGTGCGCTGCGAGGCCGTGCAGGATGCCGGCCCGAGCGCCCGCCTGCACGTGCAGGTCTACGGGCGACCCGAGATCACCGTCACCGTCTACCGCCAGGTGCTGCCCGGCCCGCACCCCGACGCGGATGCCGCCGCGCGGCTCGCCGGCCTCGGCGTCCGACCCCGACTCGTGGGGACGCTGCCGGTGCGGTGGACCGACGACGACGGCTGGGTCGAAGCCGCGCACCTGGCGCTCGCCGAGGAGAGCCAGGCCGGGCTCGTCGACGGCTGGACCTTCTTCGCCGCCGCAGCCCGAGCCGGACGCCCGGTCGACGACGAGCTGCGCCGCATCGGCGCCGCGATCGCCCGGATGCATGACGGCTTCGGCGCGACCGCACGCCGGGTGAGCGCCGCCGAGCGCACCCGCACCCTCGACTCCTGGCGCACCCGGCTCCTCGCCGCCTCTCACCTCGTGCCCGGCCTCGCGCCGCACTCCCTGGGCGCGCAGCGCGTGCTCGACCTGGCCGAGAACGCCGATTGGCCCGACGCCCAGAGCGTGCACGGTGCACTCGAGCTCACCGCGCTGCGCCGCACCCCCGGCGGCGCGTGGCAGATCGCCGACCACTCCGGACCCGCTCCGGCCCCGGCCGACGACCGCACCGACCTGCCCGACCGCGACCTCGCGGCCGTGCTGCGTTCGCTCGACTACGCCGCCGGGCTCACCGGAGCAAACCCGGTCTGGGCCGAGCGCGCCCGCGCGGCGCTGCTCGAGGGCGCGGGCGTCGAGGAGACCCCGCTGCTCGTCGCGCTGCAGCTCGATCTCGCCGTGTTCGACGCGGTCTCGGAGCATCGCACGCGTCCCCAGGCGGTCGGCATCCCCCTCGCCACGATCGCGCGACTCACCGCAGCACGACGCGACATCGACAGCGCGCTGACCGCCGCCTGA
- a CDS encoding YbjQ family protein, translated as MIIVTGNDIPGYRIDAVFGEVMGLTVRSRDFGSNLLAGFRAIGGGELPELTQALYESRHEVMNRMVVEAQQRGANAIIAMRFDASEIGQQWTEVCVYGTAVVAFPIPAGEPGSTGQSAAIAAQG; from the coding sequence ATGATCATCGTGACTGGCAACGACATCCCCGGCTATCGCATCGACGCCGTCTTCGGCGAGGTGATGGGGTTGACCGTGCGCTCCCGCGACTTCGGCTCGAACCTGCTGGCGGGCTTCCGCGCGATCGGCGGCGGCGAGTTGCCCGAGCTGACCCAGGCGCTCTACGAGAGCCGTCACGAGGTGATGAACCGCATGGTCGTCGAGGCGCAGCAGCGCGGCGCCAACGCGATCATCGCGATGCGCTTCGACGCCTCGGAGATCGGTCAGCAGTGGACCGAGGTGTGCGTCTACGGCACGGCCGTCGTGGCGTTCCCGATCCCGGCCGGCGAGCCCGGTTCGACGGGGCAGTCGGCCGCGATCGCGGCTCAGGGCTGA
- a CDS encoding histidine phosphatase family protein — MSAAGSVGPVRLLLVRHGETVLNERGVLDAEAPGARLSALGRAQAAALVDRLAGERIAVLGHSSMTRTRETAQPLASARALPLRLIAGSEEILAGDLQGVTDPRLVHRYLETALAWSSGDLAPRIPGGEDGGEFFDRFDAGIAEIVRRLRSAHRDGVTGSAVLVTHSAAIRVWVARRAQGLGADFSARRPLSNTGIVVLEGAPESGWRLAGWAVDRIPGAVDGGHDDAGDPLGAPLDASADDLD; from the coding sequence ATGAGCGCCGCAGGGTCCGTGGGTCCGGTGCGGCTGCTGCTCGTGAGGCACGGCGAGACCGTGCTCAACGAGCGCGGCGTGCTCGACGCGGAGGCGCCCGGCGCTCGGCTGAGCGCGCTCGGACGCGCCCAGGCCGCGGCGCTGGTCGACCGGCTCGCCGGCGAGCGGATCGCGGTGCTCGGTCACAGCTCCATGACGCGCACGCGGGAGACCGCGCAGCCCCTCGCGTCCGCCCGCGCACTCCCCCTGCGGCTGATCGCGGGCAGCGAGGAGATCCTCGCGGGCGACCTGCAGGGCGTCACCGATCCGCGCCTCGTGCACCGCTACCTCGAGACCGCGCTCGCCTGGAGCTCGGGCGATCTCGCTCCGCGCATCCCCGGCGGCGAGGACGGTGGAGAGTTCTTCGACCGCTTCGATGCCGGCATCGCCGAGATCGTGCGGCGACTGCGCTCCGCTCACCGCGATGGCGTGACGGGTTCGGCCGTGCTGGTCACGCACAGCGCCGCGATCCGGGTCTGGGTGGCGCGCCGCGCTCAGGGCCTCGGTGCGGACTTCTCAGCGCGACGCCCGCTCTCGAACACCGGGATCGTCGTGCTCGAGGGCGCTCCGGAGAGCGGATGGCGTCTCGCGGGCTGGGCGGTCGACCGCATCCCTGGCGCCGTCGACGGCGGTCACGACGACGCCGGCGATCCGCTCGGCGCCCCGCTGGACGCGTCCGCCGACGACCTGGACTGA
- a CDS encoding S9 family peptidase, with amino-acid sequence MSLEPPVAARRPVERRHHGDVVVDDYEWLRAKDEPEVLAHLHAENAYTDGQTADLAVLEELVYEEITRRTQEDDLSVPVREGGWWYYARTEAGSQYALHCRIPVADESDWTPPSLPADGSAPEGEQIILDGNAEADGDFFSIGTLDVSPDGALLLWSVDAVGDERYELRIRDLATGVDREERIPGTSGDALWDASGEWIFYTTVDAAWRPDRVLRHRLGSAPADDAVVLQEPDERFWVGVGLSRSRRYLVIELGSKITSEVHLIDASTPTAEPRVVWPRRDGVEYDIVHAVIGGHDRLLITHNEGAPDFRIDAVDPADPAGARQELVPHREGVRVSGVSAFAHHLVLHYRRDTLRRVALARLDATTTEPEFRELEVDEELFTLGAGGGPEWEQPTVRLTQTSFVTPTVVSELDLRTGERRELKRQPVLGGYDPALYVQRRVWAEAPDGEQVPISLVFRPDLVGLDADGLPTAPAPLLLYGYGSYEHSIDPGFSIPRLSLLERGVVFAVAHVRGGGERGRRWYEQGRLEHKRNTFTDFVAAARHLVDRGWTAPDRLVAEGGSAGGLLMGAVANLAPELFSGVLAAVPFVDPLTSILDPELPLTVVEWDEWGNPLADAEVYALMKGYSPYENVRDTHYPRILAVTSLNDTRVLYVEPAKWVARLREVNAPVLLRCEMSAGHGGVSGRYAGWRRRAFELAWILDAAGVHGR; translated from the coding sequence ATGAGTCTCGAACCGCCCGTCGCCGCCCGCCGCCCCGTCGAGCGCCGTCACCACGGCGACGTGGTCGTCGACGACTACGAGTGGCTGCGCGCCAAGGACGAACCCGAGGTGCTCGCCCACCTGCACGCCGAGAACGCCTACACCGACGGGCAGACCGCCGACCTCGCCGTGCTCGAGGAACTCGTCTACGAGGAGATCACCCGGCGCACCCAGGAGGACGACCTCAGCGTGCCCGTGCGCGAAGGCGGCTGGTGGTACTACGCCCGCACCGAAGCGGGCTCGCAGTATGCGCTGCACTGCCGCATCCCGGTCGCCGACGAGTCCGACTGGACACCGCCGTCGCTCCCCGCCGATGGTTCGGCCCCCGAGGGTGAGCAGATCATCCTCGACGGCAACGCCGAGGCCGACGGCGACTTCTTCTCGATCGGCACCCTCGACGTCTCCCCCGACGGAGCCCTGCTGCTGTGGAGCGTCGACGCCGTCGGCGACGAGCGCTACGAGCTGCGCATCCGCGACCTCGCGACCGGCGTCGACCGGGAGGAGCGCATCCCCGGCACCTCCGGCGACGCGCTGTGGGACGCGAGCGGCGAGTGGATCTTCTACACGACGGTGGATGCGGCCTGGCGCCCCGATCGCGTGCTGCGCCACCGCCTCGGCTCGGCCCCGGCCGACGACGCCGTCGTGCTGCAGGAGCCCGACGAGCGCTTCTGGGTCGGCGTGGGCCTCTCGCGCAGCCGCCGCTACCTCGTCATCGAGCTCGGGTCGAAGATCACGAGCGAGGTGCACCTCATCGACGCCTCCACGCCCACCGCCGAGCCGAGGGTGGTGTGGCCGCGGCGCGACGGCGTCGAGTACGACATCGTGCACGCCGTGATCGGCGGACACGACCGGCTGCTGATCACCCACAACGAGGGCGCACCCGACTTCCGCATCGACGCGGTCGACCCGGCCGATCCGGCGGGCGCGCGCCAGGAGCTCGTGCCGCACCGCGAGGGCGTGCGCGTCAGCGGCGTCTCGGCCTTCGCCCACCACCTCGTGCTGCACTACCGCCGCGACACGCTGCGCCGCGTGGCGCTCGCCCGCCTCGACGCGACGACGACAGAGCCCGAGTTCCGCGAGCTCGAGGTCGACGAGGAGCTGTTCACCCTCGGCGCCGGCGGCGGACCGGAGTGGGAGCAGCCGACCGTACGGCTCACGCAGACCAGCTTCGTCACGCCGACGGTCGTGAGCGAGCTCGATCTGCGCACCGGAGAGCGGCGCGAACTCAAGCGCCAGCCCGTGCTCGGCGGCTACGACCCGGCGCTCTATGTGCAGCGCCGCGTCTGGGCCGAGGCGCCCGACGGCGAGCAGGTGCCGATCTCGCTGGTGTTCCGCCCCGACCTCGTGGGCCTCGACGCGGACGGTCTGCCGACCGCGCCGGCTCCGCTGCTGCTGTACGGCTACGGCTCGTACGAGCACTCCATCGACCCGGGGTTCTCGATCCCGCGGCTCAGCCTGCTCGAGCGCGGCGTCGTCTTCGCCGTCGCTCACGTGCGCGGAGGCGGTGAGCGCGGCCGGCGCTGGTACGAGCAGGGCCGGCTCGAGCACAAGCGCAACACCTTCACCGACTTCGTCGCCGCGGCGCGCCACCTGGTCGACCGGGGCTGGACGGCGCCCGACCGTCTCGTCGCCGAGGGCGGGTCCGCGGGCGGGCTGCTCATGGGCGCGGTCGCGAACCTCGCTCCGGAGCTGTTCTCGGGCGTGCTCGCCGCGGTGCCCTTCGTCGATCCGCTCACGAGCATCCTCGATCCGGAGCTGCCGCTCACGGTCGTCGAGTGGGACGAGTGGGGCAATCCGCTCGCCGACGCCGAGGTCTACGCGCTGATGAAGGGCTACTCGCCCTACGAGAACGTGCGCGACACCCACTACCCGCGCATCCTCGCCGTGACGAGTCTCAACGACACCCGGGTGCTCTACGTCGAGCCGGCGAAGTGGGTCGCGAGACTGCGCGAGGTGAACGCGCCCGTGCTGCTGCGCTGCGAGATGAGCGCCGGTCACGGCGGCGTCTCCGGTCGCTACGCGGGCTGGCGGCGTCGGGCCTTCGAGCTCGCCTGGATCCTCGACGCGGCCGGGGTGCACGGCCGCTGA
- a CDS encoding J domain-containing protein, translating to MPDSPLSASPYDVLGVPPTASQDELRRAFRRQMRVTHPDAGGSTAAFDAVQRAWSLIGDPQSRARYDGSAAADEQPQVWAPSAPRARQDTRASARSSGHPGGWYRQRYLDEVRAWIGLGDPIPDPYDPALVRRAPWEVRSLLAAAVAEEETARRLGTLGIGFTLWHDVAAGDGKIDHVVLGPTGLWAVQSADWGAPVTARRGDLVGDGIEPGARPVRETVLDARKLGRSAHVRFTAALIVVPDGHADGVEDIGEMRGVVTLLAERSRAVDLLRRGIPGVAIGGTDLFEVRSRLQAAIRFI from the coding sequence ATGCCCGACAGCCCGCTCTCCGCGAGCCCCTACGACGTGCTCGGGGTTCCGCCGACCGCGTCGCAGGACGAGCTGCGGCGGGCCTTCCGTCGCCAGATGCGCGTGACGCACCCCGATGCCGGCGGCTCGACCGCCGCCTTCGACGCCGTGCAGCGGGCGTGGTCGCTGATCGGCGATCCGCAGAGCCGCGCCCGGTACGACGGCTCGGCAGCCGCCGACGAGCAGCCGCAGGTGTGGGCGCCGAGCGCGCCGCGCGCCCGGCAGGACACGCGGGCGAGCGCCCGCTCATCCGGTCATCCAGGCGGCTGGTATCGCCAGCGCTACCTCGACGAGGTGCGCGCCTGGATCGGCCTCGGCGACCCGATCCCCGACCCCTACGACCCGGCCCTCGTGCGGCGCGCGCCGTGGGAGGTGCGTTCGCTGCTCGCGGCGGCCGTCGCCGAGGAGGAGACCGCACGGCGCCTCGGCACCCTCGGGATCGGCTTCACGCTCTGGCACGACGTCGCGGCCGGCGACGGCAAGATCGACCACGTCGTGCTCGGTCCGACGGGACTGTGGGCCGTGCAGTCGGCCGACTGGGGAGCGCCCGTCACGGCGCGACGCGGCGACCTCGTGGGCGACGGCATCGAGCCGGGCGCGCGCCCGGTGCGCGAGACGGTCCTCGACGCGCGCAAGCTCGGCCGGTCGGCCCATGTGCGCTTCACCGCGGCGCTCATCGTCGTGCCCGACGGTCACGCTGATGGCGTCGAGGACATCGGCGAGATGCGCGGCGTCGTGACGCTGCTGGCCGAGCGCTCACGCGCGGTCGACCTGCTGCGTCGCGGCATCCCCGGCGTCGCGATCGGCGGCACCGATCTGTTCGAGGTGCGCAGCCGCCTCCAGGCGGCGATCCGCTTCATCTGA
- a CDS encoding DUF2510 domain-containing protein — protein MTDLAVRLPVAGWYKDPANAERLRWWTGETWSQHTIERPTKKDDVEASDERPRSRGAHRAAGEPDVAAAAREAAGTEGVTTGEIAAFIAAETGQTPALAAAPVIVEPAGSELVAAVEARDDVDLDEDLESIDDLDLQPRPAVEQARDVTTTTPEPGVEIRPADAGDPSETAPAAEIPVAEASSIELAVEPEPAPRPVSLVPEVMETSVNSPLLEQLAAAPPPVVAGSTPGTDVVVAASGVSFDELMKQLPFAVDPATPEADALPGKAGRSGKGAKARKTAKQGKAVAPASAKKAAGTSDQAAPAGAAKSGPRTESVQTVGAWLLALLPIVAAVLATAALVLPLVVPAVADFALLGAGALTLLLGVVFAAADDAALAKRGVEKRVTAVIGLLTPLPYLALRTLSLARQKRNGVAPLAVFVVLLGAAAAGYLLAGDRLPELVTLVQDQARALLGL, from the coding sequence GTGACTGATCTGGCGGTGCGTCTGCCCGTTGCCGGCTGGTACAAGGATCCGGCCAACGCAGAGCGACTTCGCTGGTGGACGGGCGAGACCTGGAGCCAGCACACGATCGAGCGTCCGACGAAGAAGGACGACGTCGAGGCCTCCGACGAGCGCCCGCGCAGCCGCGGCGCCCATCGCGCCGCCGGCGAACCGGACGTCGCAGCGGCGGCCCGCGAGGCCGCCGGAACCGAGGGTGTGACCACCGGCGAGATCGCGGCCTTCATCGCCGCCGAGACCGGCCAGACCCCGGCCCTGGCAGCTGCACCCGTCATCGTCGAGCCCGCGGGCTCCGAACTGGTCGCCGCTGTCGAGGCCAGGGATGACGTCGATCTCGACGAGGATCTCGAAAGCATCGACGATCTGGACCTGCAGCCCCGTCCCGCTGTCGAGCAGGCGCGGGACGTTACCACGACGACGCCCGAACCCGGCGTCGAGATCCGTCCTGCCGATGCGGGCGACCCGTCTGAGACCGCGCCCGCCGCCGAGATCCCCGTCGCCGAGGCCTCCTCCATCGAGCTCGCTGTCGAGCCCGAGCCCGCGCCCCGTCCGGTCTCGCTCGTCCCCGAGGTCATGGAGACCTCCGTCAACTCCCCGCTGCTCGAGCAGCTCGCCGCCGCCCCACCGCCCGTCGTCGCGGGCAGCACGCCGGGCACCGACGTCGTCGTCGCCGCCTCCGGGGTCAGCTTCGACGAGCTCATGAAGCAGCTGCCCTTCGCCGTCGACCCGGCGACGCCCGAGGCCGACGCGCTGCCGGGCAAGGCCGGCAGGTCGGGCAAGGGCGCCAAGGCCCGGAAGACCGCCAAGCAGGGCAAGGCCGTCGCGCCGGCGAGCGCGAAGAAGGCCGCCGGCACGAGCGACCAGGCTGCGCCCGCGGGCGCAGCGAAGTCGGGTCCGCGCACCGAGAGCGTCCAGACCGTGGGCGCCTGGCTGCTCGCGCTGCTCCCGATCGTCGCGGCGGTGCTCGCGACCGCGGCCCTCGTGCTGCCGCTCGTGGTGCCGGCCGTCGCCGACTTCGCCCTGCTCGGCGCGGGTGCGCTCACGCTGCTGCTCGGCGTCGTCTTCGCCGCCGCCGACGACGCGGCGCTCGCGAAGCGCGGCGTCGAGAAGCGGGTCACGGCGGTCATCGGCCTGCTGACCCCGCTGCCGTACCTGGCGCTGCGCACCCTGTCGCTCGCGCGGCAGAAGCGCAACGGCGTCGCACCGCTCGCGGTCTTCGTCGTGCTGCTCGGCGCAGCTGCGGCCGGCTACCTGCTCGCCGGGGACCGCCTTCCCGAGCTCGTCACGCTCGTGCAGGACCAGGCGAGGGCCCTGCTCGGCCTCTGA
- a CDS encoding DUF2510 domain-containing protein codes for MTDTLSTSPDAGWYDDPAAGGELRWWDGARWTAATRERPTAADGAARVPTEAIPAPSLAELLREDAELDRRLHELGDDLPRPPRRRPDPVGPRRSTWTAAPVEEPDAGDRSSRTPAAWALVALPLVLGLLLPLGWTVLRGVGFSAVFGVLLVLVLVHALAALLLGLDARELRRRDWEPLSPVWALTSVVGLLAARIALVHRQGGEVRLGIILSAASTALGIAAAALLGSA; via the coding sequence GTGACCGACACGCTGAGCACCAGCCCCGACGCCGGGTGGTACGACGACCCCGCCGCCGGAGGCGAGCTGCGCTGGTGGGACGGCGCGCGCTGGACCGCCGCGACGCGTGAGCGGCCGACCGCTGCCGACGGCGCGGCGCGGGTGCCGACCGAGGCCATCCCCGCCCCGTCTCTGGCCGAGCTGCTGCGCGAGGACGCGGAGCTCGATCGACGCCTGCACGAGCTCGGCGACGACCTGCCGCGGCCGCCCCGGCGCCGGCCCGACCCGGTCGGCCCGCGCCGCTCCACCTGGACCGCCGCCCCGGTCGAGGAGCCGGATGCGGGAGACCGCTCCTCGCGCACCCCCGCGGCGTGGGCTCTCGTCGCGCTCCCGCTCGTCCTCGGGCTGCTGCTGCCGCTCGGCTGGACCGTGCTCCGCGGCGTCGGCTTCTCGGCCGTGTTCGGAGTGCTGCTCGTGCTGGTGCTCGTGCACGCCCTCGCGGCGCTCCTGCTCGGCCTCGACGCGCGCGAGCTCCGCCGCCGCGACTGGGAGCCGCTCTCGCCGGTCTGGGCGCTGACGAGCGTCGTCGGACTGCTCGCCGCACGGATCGCCCTCGTGCACCGCCAGGGCGGCGAGGTGCGCCTCGGCATCATCCTGTCGGCGGCGTCCACCGCGCTCGGCATCGCGGCGGCCGCGCTGCTCGGATCAGCCTGA